A genome region from Bufo gargarizans isolate SCDJY-AF-19 chromosome 2, ASM1485885v1, whole genome shotgun sequence includes the following:
- the LOC122926698 gene encoding galactoside alpha-(1,2)-fucosyltransferase 2-like: MSNMKKHMILIIFIAFFAIMNLSYWYNVKYNKEIFSTICKDISEENLPQTAINTIRPLKGMMTILPQGRLGNQIGEYAALFALAKMNGYRAYILPDMHQELSSLFKLNLPLISMNSDKRIKWKEYKLNNWMCPEYRNITGDNVKLKGFVYSWTFYHDIKSELMEEFIFHDFVKDEVNTYLAKVRGNRKNVTFVGVHVRRGDYVKLFVEQKRGVLADQKYLQKATDYFRNKYQNPVFVVASNGMDWCKQNINNSLGDVYFAGDGNEGSPARDFALLAHCNHTIMTFGSFGIWTAYLSGGETMHLTNYSSPDSSYLKFVKYEAIYLPEWIAVPADLSELLKNKKIAKQ, encoded by the coding sequence ATGTCAAACATGAAGAAGCACATGATCTTAATAATCTTCATAGCATTTTTTGCTATAATGAATTTGTCCTACTGGTACAATGTTAAATATAATAAAGAGATTTTTTCTACAATCTGTAAGGATATCAGTGAAGAAAACCTACCTCAGACTGCAATAAATACCATTCGACCATTAAAGGGTATGATGACTATATTACCTCAAGGACGCCTAGGGAACCAAATTGGGGAGTATGCAGCTCTCTTCGCTTTAGCAAAAATGAATGGCTATCGAGCCTACATTCTTCCAGATATGCATCAAGAGCTTTCCTCGCTATTCAAACTAAATTTACCTTTAATATCCATGAATTCTGATAAACGTATCAAGTGGAAGGAATACAAACTTAACAACTGGATGTGTCCTGAATACCGTAATATCACAGGAGACAATGTGAAACTCAAGGGTTTTGTGTACTCTTGGACTTTCTACCATGATATAAAAAGTGAACTCATGGAAGAATTTATATTCCATGATTTTGTCAAAGACGAAGTCAACACCTATCTTGCAAAAGTGAGGGGTAATCGTAAAAATGTAACATTTGTTGGAGTTCATGTTCGTAGAGGGGACTATGTGAAACTTTTTGTTGAACAAAAGAGAGGTGTCTTAGCAGACCAAAAATACCTACAAAAGGCTACAGATTACTTCAGGAACAAATATCAGAACCCAGTATTTGTGGTGGCCAGTAATGGAATGGACTGGTGTAAGCAAAATATTAATAATTCCTTGGGAGATGTTTACTTTGCTGGAGATGGCAATGAAGGTTCCCCTGCTCGGGACTTTGCACTTTTGGCCCATTGTAACCACACCATCATGACATTTGGGTCATTTGGTATTTGGACTGCATACCTGTCAGGTGGTGAAACTATGCACCTAACTAATTACAGCTCACCTGATTCATCATATCTAAAATTTGTGAAGTATGAAGCAATTTACCTTCCAGAATGGATAGCTGTCCCTGCTGACCTATCTGAATTACTGAAAAACAAGAAAATTGCTAAACAATAA